cgcaacgtttttgtccatttaattatagacagattttccgtctgtaaccatttctcacgaaaaaaattgatttttctgaCAGAATTATCGACAGATTCTCTTTTTCgtttgtaatttatgctaattcatttttttgtttttcaacaaaaaaaaaccctctaaaattccgtctgtatttatgtgggataaaatccgtcgaaaatatctgtctgtaataactagttttctaatAGTGTGTTATATATTTATTCTAGTAAATAACTAATGAATGcatataaaagttaaaaaataatctgtctatttttttatttttaatcatttttgttaaattaaattaTGAAAAAAGAATATATAGGTCCTTTACTTTTTGTTTTGTGGACAATTAAGTTCTCaacaatttgaaaatatatttaagtctatgacttttttaaaatttagacatATATATGGATCCTTCATGTTTACTTGGGTCTATCAGATCTAACGAAAAAATCAAACATGACTCCCATTGTACTAACCTCGTTGATCTAGATGCACATATGCAAAAATGTTTAAAATAGGATAAATTAGACTTAAAAATCGATATGTCCAAATTTTAAAGAGATCAAtaacttaaatgtattttaaattttgagaGACTTAAATATTCACagactaaaaaatcaaaaatcaatttatttttcttttaaatgatTGAAGTATGAACCGAAATTCTTATGAGTCTTAAGGTTGATTTATTTCAACTTACTTCTACTCAGCTTTCTAAGTGACAAAATTACCTGAGATCAGGGACGGATATAAAGGGGGTAAGTGGAGGCCTCGGCCTCCaacttgttttaaaaaaattaatagtaataagttattatgtttaatttaatttaaaaaaattattttatatttagtctagtataaataaaagttcactccaatttaaatattaatgatttctaatatctaaaaagtaagtaataatattaaaaaaatttaaaaaagatattattataaatattttttaattaaataaaatttttcaaatttcataaagtaaatttttttttcttcttgtgtccgtctttttttatttatttggtattaattctctctgtttcaaTTGTTACAACTAAGAgattttttcaactatgaatattgtgaaaaataactcaaaaacaaaatgaaatatgaatttattgctaattgtcttttaattatattgaaaagaaaattgttgaaaattttgacacaaattctattatcgatgaCTTTTATGATAGGAAGAATaaccacttcgttagtaaaaagtataaacatattttttttacattaaaatatattctttatcgatatatttttgtaatatattttatattatataattttttacataatttttaatattatatatgttattggccCCATGACAACATTTCTAGATCCGTCTCTGCCTGAGATTATAGATTAGATGAATTTCAcagaaaaaaattattgattttaaaaaaatttaaaaataaaaataattttatgtttaaatatttgatataaaaatattttttatttattatgttaaaaatattttttaaataaaaaatttaaaaaaatataaattctaacttctaaaaattatttttgaatttttttaatatttttacttttattactaaaATATTGTCAAACatattaaatgaaaaaattttattttaataacttaATGACAACTAAACAAATTCTATAAATCATACAAGAAATTAAGAGAAAGGGTAAAAAACCCAAATGACCCAAGGGGAGCTGAGTTTAATGCAAATCAGCCAAATCAAAGTTCGTTACCTCAATCCACCagaactaatttttatataattcgaatcaataagtTTCGAATTAAATTTAAACGTAATTCGAATTGACTCAATTCGAACTAGTTAGAAAAACTTCTCATGGTAATTCGAATCAATTGGAAACGAATTATGCATGCAATGTACCTAGTAATTCAAAACGAATAAATTTGAATTACACAAGGGTAGTTCGAAACGTATAAATTCGAATTAGTAGGAGAAGGGCAGAAGAGGGGGTTCGATTCAAATTGATTCGAATTAGGCTCATTTGGATTTACGAAGTAAATCGTATCAACTTGATTTAAATTACAAGGGattcggctatataaggagtttGAACCAAGTTCATTTGAATCACTGTGTCATTCTCcaaccccaccaaatcccagagaaaacgatCAACATTCGGGTCGAGTAAGACCATAGCGGCTTTTTTAGGCAATGGGCGAGGATCCGGGGCGGCAttatcgtttggatggagttgctcatatcgccggggtgatcaacgacgaggttagtggttTATGATGTTGCGCTTTTGAtggtggtttttgttagtggttaatggtagtggtttaggatagtggtttttgttaatggtatttgttaatggtttttgataATGgtatttgttaatggtttttgataatggtttatgttactgttagtggtttaggatagtggtttaggctagtggtttttgttaatggttttctATAGCGGTTTATGTTAGTGTTAGCGGTTTAAGCAAGTGGTTTAGGCCAGtgatttttgttagtggtttttgtaatttacttttgtaagcagtttttgttaatggttttatATAGTGGTTTTAGTGATGGTTAGCGGTTTAGGGTAGTGGTTTATGATAGAGGTATATGCTAGCGGTTTTTGTTAACGGTTTTACTTGTTAGTGATTGTTgtatttgttaatggtttttggaCGTGGTTTGAGTTAGCGGTTTGTGTATACAATGTTGGTCGCTTGTTTCATATATGTAGCATGATTTATTTTTTGGTTCCTTATTAAATATATTGTACATGTTAGTGGTTTGTGCATCTGTTCTAATTATGCGGTTTATGTGCTGGCCAGCCTCGTCGTTGCATATCCAGCGTTAGGCGGCAGCAGGGGATGCGTCTTAATGAGaggtacgttccgtacttgcagatggccggattGTACCATCTCACGAGACTGAACGACAGATGGTTCCGACTAGACAAGCCCCTAGTCAGCGCATTCGTCGAGAGGTGGCGGCCTGAGACGCACACCTTTCACATgtcgttcggagagtgcaccatCACGCTTCAGGACGTCGCATACCATCTGGGGTTGCCAGTGGACGGAGATTACGTCAGTGGTTGCCTGACAGACTTCCACCTTTACATTGAGGGTGGGAGGCCAGCTTGGCAGTGGTTCCGTGAGTTGCTTGGTGTTTTACCTCCCGAGAACCAGGTGCAGAAATTCGCAGTCAACTGCACGTGGTTCCAGGAGACATTTGGAGAGTGTCCAGACGGGGCTGATTAGGAGACAGTTAGGCGCTTTGCCcgtgcctatatcatgatgttaTTGGGCACGCAGCTATTTGCCGACAAGTCTGGCAACCGTATACACATCAGATGGTTACCCTATGTTGCTCGGCTTGAGGAGATGGGTCGCTACAGTTGGGGATCGGCGGCACTagcatggttgtaccggtgcatgtgccgggTCGCCAACAGACATGTCGTGAAGTTAGCTGGCCCTTTACAGTTACTGCAGTCTTGGATCTTCTGAAGGTTTCCTTCTTTTAGGCCGACTGGGTATGATGAGCTTAGCTGGCCCCTTGCGTCGAGGTACCGTTATTGTTTTGTATTATGTAttcttattgtatttattttcgaTTATGAAAGCAATTTCATTGTAGAGTGAGTCATGAACACATTAGAATGTTTCACCTCTTACGCAGATGGTCTGGTTACAATCCTGGGATTAGCAACAAGAGACCTCAGGTACAGATGGCTCGCCTGAAGATCGACTTGTTACAGGCTCGGGATGTAAGTACGCTGGGCACGTATCTATATGCAGACGTTCTTTCAGTTTATATTGTCTAACAGAACTCACAATATGGTTTTATCTGGTTTTTTTCAGTTCGTTTGGATGCCCTATAGCGCACTCGACGTCATCCAGGTTGTCCATTCGGAGGTATTGGAGCATCGGCATACGATGTTATGGCGGTGTAGGACGTCCCTGATTTATTTTGCGGTGGTCGAGTGGCATCAGGTTGATAGAGTTTTACCGCAGTTTGGGGGAGTCCAGCCACTACCGCGtcccgccctgaacatcgacttttTGATGTCGAAAGACGGGAGAGGAGGTGACCGTTGGTTCCCGGCGCACTTAGCTGAGTGGCATCTTCACTGGCAGGAGCGTGCGGAGCACATTTTACAGTTCGACATCGTGCCCGACCCCGGTCCCTCGCATGATTTCTTGACATGGTGGTATCAGCACGGAAAGAGATTCCTGTCGCCGGAGATGTTATTGGGGGATCCTAGAGGTATTCCTATTCCGGATGAGGCGATGCAGAGGGGTGCAGGTCGAGTACCAGATATGGACCGAGTCGACGTTGTTCCTGACAGACGTCGTATTGAGAGGAGAGCACGAGTCGGGACACGTCGTAGCTAGCGTGAGTGGAATTGGGTAGATCATGCTATGGATGACGTCCAGGACGCAGTTAGGGGTGGCGTGAGACGGCGTGGTCGTGGAGACAGGAGGAGGGTGCCTGCTGCTAGAGAGGGTGCCCATCAGGCTGGGGGGGTGCAGCTGGAGGAGGTGATGTTGCGGGGGTTGATAGGGCCCATCAGGGCGGGCATGATGGTGAGTGGCATGGATCTGGTATGGGAGATCCCACGACTGACACTGACGCTGGGCTTGGGGGTGGACCTCTTGGAGATTATTTCGTAGGTGTTCCCGGTGACGATCAGACCCTTCAGGAGAGTACTCCATGGGTGAGTCCGGGCTCGATGTTTCCAGACTTCATGACTAGTGAGGGCATTGTGGCCGAGTTCGGTGGACCGCATTTCCTTGAGGATATCCGGACCATCATGCAGGAGGATGAGGCTGCACCAGGACGGGTTCACATGACAGGGACACAGGCACCGCTAGATGTAGATCTGAACGAGCCTGCCACGGTGCCTCCTACGCATACTTTTGCCATGGGTGGGACGCCAGCATCGGCCCATACTTTGGGGTCACATTCAGTTGCTGGCCCGTCATCATCCAGACCGGTGCATGTTCCGCCCAGGACCCCTACACACCCAGTTCCGGAGGACAGCGACGACTCGATTGAGGATCAGGAGCCACTTATATGTAGGGATTACAGGACACGGGTGCCACGCCGTTGTGGCACGGGGTCGCACCTATTTAGATGATTTATGGATTGTGGTGTATGTCGTGTTGTTATGTTTCTATTATGTACCTTCATTGTTGGTTATCAGTGTTATCTATGGTTTCCTTAATATTTTTGTTCATCAAGCAGTTACTTTGATGTTATGTTATGTATTATCAGTCATCCCATCAGATAGTGTAGTTTGTTTTGGTAACTAAATTCCATAATTATAAAGACATTCAACATACATATGTGGTACGAATTACAAGTTTCATCACTTATAGAATACAACTTAGTTTCACATATAACAATAGTTGCTAACTGAAATAAAATACATGTGCTGatggtaaaagaaataaaaacaaacaaaccaACTCTCCCATTAATTCCCAGCAGTCACGCTGGGTCCTCCGGCGTGTGGACAACTACGACGAGTGTGCCCTGGCTGCCTGCAGATGCCACACCTCTTTGGCCGGTTCGGATCTACATCATCCATGTTGGTGCGAATGCGTGTGGATCTTGGACGACCCTCCCTCGCACGCCTCATGTTCGGATCCGGTATAACGGTTGGCCCGGCATAaggtggccagaaaccctccggAATGGGTGGTGTAAATCCCATCTGATAGACACCGAAAATGGAACTAAGGCGATAGACCTGGTGGACGTAAGGCTGCCATGTAAGACGTGAATAAGCACAGCAGGCCAGTGCGTGAGgacacgggaaatgaagtgcTTGGAAGTATCCACAATCACAAGTCTTAGACCCTAGTGAAACCCTGTACGTACCAAGTGAGAATGAACCTGTCGGAGTCGTCTCAGCCACGGTGTACTCCGAGTTATCCCTGTCATAAacagtcaccgtgaagcacctggctGTCTTCAGGTTGGCCTCGATACACTTTACTAAGtattgactgaattgttgtccagTACCCATCTGAGCCTCGGCCTCCCTACCTTTACGGACAAATAGCTCAGCCAGCCTTCCGTATGTGGCCTTCACCAGTGAGCAAACAGGGAGGTTTCTTACCCCCTTCAGGATTGAATTGACACACTCCgagatattcgtcgtcatgtggCCGAATCTCCGACCCTCGTCACAGTACTGTGTCCACAACAAATACTCAATTCGGTTCGCCCAGTCACACATTGCCGGATTCTCAGAGCGCAGAATGTCAAACCAGTAGTCGAACTCCACTTCAGTCTTTGCATACGCGGCGTTAACGAGAAGCCTCCGGGCGTCTTTTCCCTTGAAGGTCAGGGCAAAATTCGCTGCCACGTGTCGAATGCAGAAAGCCCTGTATGCAGCCAGAGGTAGCCATCCCCCATCGGGAGCCTCGAGGGctgccttgatgccgttatgcctatctgaaataacTAACAAACCCGGTTGAGGTGTCACGTGCTCACGGAggtgagaaagaaagaaagaccatgactcagcattctcacctTCAACTAGTGCAAATGCCACGGGGAGTATATTGGAGTTTCCGTCCTGTGAAATTGCGACTggcaacgttcccccatacttgccatatagatgggtgccgtcaatactcaccaacggcttgcaatgacggaatgcctcgatacaAGGGGGAAAGTCCAGAACAGCCTATGAAAATAAGCCTGAGACTCGTCATGCTGTCCCCCAACTCGAACAGGGCAAGTCCGTAGGACGGCTACAGTGCCAGGCATCGTCAGCTGAACTCCTAACACCCACCGAgggagctcgttgtacgactcatccTAGTCCCCATATATCACGGCaacggccttctgcttcgccatccatacCCTCCTGTACATTGGCCTGAACCCAAAGTGTGCGGCCGTGGCATTTTGAAGCACCTTGATGTTGACGGCGGCATCAGCCCGAACCATCGGCATAATGAAGGTCACTATCACATGGTAGTCCAGACTCCTATGGTCGCTGGAGATGGAGGTGGCGAGACAGGTATGCGGTCCGTTGTACCGCTTCACTTCCCAGATACCCTTCCGCTGTCGGAGGCTCaaccgaatcaaccatgtgcacccattcccaaactcagaacactttccCACATACCTGCGGTAGTCAGACTCAACGACCTTGTACTGGACCCCTCGACGGATTCTATAAGTCTTCACACTCAATagcgcctcatctttatcctgaaattgttGGCCAACCTGGAACTCCGTCATACCGGCAGACCCTTCCGTATCTCTGGCGCCAAATCCAGAGGCCTGCAAAGGATTTTCGacctgcctcatggcatccatgTCCAACGATGAAAAATGGGGtgggtactgctgtgtgccagaactagaTCCACCTGTAGCCCTTCCCGGATCAGTAGTTCCAAGATCATCGCCGCTGTCATCAGcgatcatatccggctcgacgtcaTCGTCATCTGCGTCATCAAACAAACCCTCACCAACACCAGCCGGTGTAGGACAATGCACTTCGGTGGGAACATGTTCCACATATCGAGCCTCGTCTCCAACAGTGCCGCTCAAATCAACGGCAAACAAAGGGGAGGCAACAGGCTGCATCGGTGGCTCAGACACAGGAACGAAGGATGAAGCAACCGCAGGTCTCGAGCTCGAGCCCGCAACCGCGGCTATAGTATTGGCATTCTGGTTCGAACCACCCGAgctagataccacatcaaccaactttgccaacaacTCTGGTGTCCTTACCTCGGGAAACTGCCTACGACAGAGAAACAtaacctgcaagtcctcatcactcccgatcgtgaaacaatcatacttcacagTATCATGAAGCACCGCcgttggaatgcgatagaaaaacttcttaaccctttTAACTCCTTTGAGACCGAGCTTCTCCAGCACAGAGCTAACAAGAGCATCGTAGGTGGTTGTCGGCGTCACGATAATACATAGGGGATCATTATCAGTGAACTTCATACCGGACcgagttttcctcttaatcgACCCTCTGTGATGTACCAGCACTAGGAAACTATCCTCACTACCCATCTCACCTCTTTGTTGAGAGCAACGTGAGTTCACAGCATATATATACAGCTCCGGTTcattgtaattcgaatcaactaatttcgcactatatatatataattcgaatcaattggATTCGAATTACAATACCTACATAATTCGAAGCAATATGTTTCGAATTACTTCCTTGTTCGGCCTaacctagtaattcgaattaagtTAATTCGAATTACTCTACTATAATTTGAAACAATATACACTACAACATTTTTGGCCTAAGGTAACCCTTATTCGAAGTAACATTTAACAAAAGTTGCCTTAAATAGGCAAAGACAACATTTTTGACGTGTTACCTTTGAATAAGGCTAAGATAACTAAATTTTTGGCCACCCACAAAAATTGTTGTCTTTGATATCTAAAACAACACTCAATAAATgttacaatataaaatatttaagacaacatttttaaataaaaatacaacattttataaaagttataaaaaaaattaaataaataacatttataaaaagTTGCCTAAAATTATTTACAGTTACAAATTTTAGAGGGAAACTTTTCATATTCCCACCAATTATTTTCCAatcaaataacttaaaaaaaaggaaagaaaagacaCAATGCTCTTCATCAGTTCATCACTTCATTCGTTCATCACTTAGCTTCCTCATTTCATCAGAGATACTCTAACCCTAACATTATAACGCAGACGGCCACACCACCGATCGCCGCTCTCCTCCTCATCGACCGCAACTCTCAATCGCTTTCACTCCAAACGGCGACGGCGCGGTTCTCCCTTTCACGGTCATCGGAACGTTGCTCTCATCCACGGGCTCCTGCGCGGTGCTCTCCTCCACGGGTGTCGGCGCGGTGCTCTCCTCCACGGGCATCAGCGCGGTGCTGTCCTCCACGCACGCTGCTCCACGGCTCCCCCTCTTTCTATCTCGGCTCCAAGTACAGGGTCATGTTCGAGAAACCCCTCTCCTTCTCCCGTTTCCACTTCTTCCCCTGTCTCGCCTTCTCCTCTTTGCAAGGGCTGTAAcccccctcctcctcctctgttTATTGGTAAGAAAGCTTCTTAATTTTACTATGGAATGAATATTATGAATGTATTGATTGTGAATGAAGAATTGGGACTGTTCTGAAATTTAGTATGTAAATTGAATTTTTGAATGCATGTCTTTTTGGGGCTTCTCAATAATTCTGAATTTAGGGGTTTGCTTTCAATTTTTCTGAAGTTTTCATGTGGATCAACATCTTCCTGGTGCTTTTTCAGTTCCATCTTTTGCTTCTTACTTAGATTTTTTTCAACATCAGGTTGGTAAGAAAGCTTCTTAATTTTACTATGGAATGAATATTCTGAATGCATTGATTGTGAATGAAGAATTGGGACTGTTCTGAATTTTAGTATGTAAATTGAATTTCTGAATGCATGTCTTTTTGGGGCTTCTCAATAATTCTGAATTTAGGGGTTTGCTTTCAATTTTTCTGAAGTTTTCATGTGGATCAACATCTTCCTGGTGCTTTTTCAGTTCCATCTTTTTGACCCTGGTTAAACAAATTCccactattatatttttattgcagCTTCTATTCTTAAAGCTGTGTTAAGGTACGAAAAGAAGCAGTTTGCGGTTGATGAGACCAGGCGTGATATTTAGAATTGTCCAGTGCCTTCATGCAATGAACCACCAGTATTGACCACTTGGTATGAACTTTTCttattgctttttctctttttcttatcttcGTGAACTTAGATAAAACAAAATTGGAAGCATATATCAAGTATATAGTCATCTTTTGCTTCTTACTTAGATTTTTTTCAACATCAGGTTGGTAAGAAAGCTTCTTAATTTTACTATGGAATGAATAttctgaatgcattgattgagaatGAAGAATTGGGACTGTTCTGAATTTTAGTATGTAAATCGAATTTTTGAATGCATGTCTTTTTGGGGCTTCTCAATAATTCTGAATTTAGGGgtttgctttcaatttttttgaaGTTTTCATGTGGATCAACATCTTCCTGGTGCTTTTTCAATTCCATCTTTTTGACCCTGGTTAAACAAATTTccactattatatttttattgcagCTTCTATTCTTAAAGCTGTGTTAAGGTACGGAAAGAAGCAATTTGCGGTTGATGAGACCAGGCGTGATACTTAGAATTGTCCAGTGCCTTCATGCAATGAACCACCAGTATTGAGTACTCGGTATGAACTTTTCctattgctttttctctttttcttatcttcGTGAACTTAGATAAAACAATATTGGAAGCATATATCAAGTATAGAGTCATCTTTTGCTTCTTACTTAGATTTTTTTCAACTTCAGGTTGGTAAGAAAGCTTCTTAATTTTACTATGGAATGAATATTCTGAATGCATTGATTGTGAATGAAGAATTGGGACTGTTCTGAATTTTAGTATGTAAATTGAATTTCTGAATGCATGTCTTTTTGGGGCTTCTCAATAATTCTGAATTTAGGGGTTTGCTTTCAATTTTTCTGAAGTTTTCATGTGGATCAACATCTTCCTGGTGCTTTTTCAGTTCCATCTTTTTGACCCTGGTTAAACAAATTCccactattatatttttattgcagCTTCTAGTCTAAAAGCTGTGTTAAGGTACGGAAAGAAGCAGTTTGCGGTTGATGAGACCAGGCGTGATACTAGAGAATTGTCCAGTGCCTTCATGCAATGAACCACCAGTATTGACTACTTGGTATGAACTTTTCttattgctttttctctttttcttatcttcGTGAACTAGATAAAACAAAATTGGAAGCATATATCAAGTATAGAGTCCTCTTTTGCTTCTTACTTAGATTTTTTTCAACATCAGGTTGGTAAGAAACATTCTAAATTTTACTATGGAATGAAATTTCTGAATGCATTGATTGTGAATGATGATTGGAAATGTtctgaattttattttgattatgaaTTCTGAATgcattgaatcttaatttttggGGATTctttataattctgattttagGAGTTTTATTTCAATTGTTCTGAAATTTTCATGGCTCTGATTGTTGCTGCTTAGGGTTTTCTGAATTTTTGTGCATCTTAATTCTGATTTCTGAAGCTGTTTTCTGGGGAAAAATACGACGATATGAAAAAACTGTTAAGGTACATCCTCTATATGATTTcacaatttcttttcattttgtcAAAATTCTCTAAATTGATGCGGTGAATGCTATGGCTGTAGTTTCATACTTTTGGGTTATTGTAGCCAGCTaatatcatcaatcatcatcctGATTTAGAATATATCACAATTCAGACCTTATTTATTCTTCTGAATCATATTGCTGTGCCCGTACTTATGTTCTTGATTGTATATATGGTTTTGAATACAAGTATGTGCAATTCCTATTCTCTTTTTTACATAAATTCTTAGATATCACCAAGCATCTAACCTACATCAAGcagttagaaaaattaaaatcttaaccCATATAATTCAATgttactctttatatatatatatatatatatatatatatatatatatatatatatatatatatatatatatatatatatatatatatataatttaatcaaagttCAATTAGCACAACACAAATTGGGCATGCAAATCATAcatttaatttatatcaatcaataGAAATATATAAATCAATATAGAGAGATAAAgggataattaaaaaaataaccatataaattaaattaaaatacttggaTCTCAAGACAAACCCTACCTTGAACCTTTTAAATCTTTCAGTTACTCTTAAAGTCTAGTATTATGTTCCATGAATTACAAGACTTTATGTAGTAAAAGTTGTAACTAAAGAGTTATGGAAGCTTGGGTTTTCACTGTATTTTTTTTCAGCCGCTCAAAAACAGAATTAAGTTCATGACATTCCTCTTGGGTTTTATTCATAAATTCTAGGAAACATTTTTTGTGCAGAGAAAGGAACAAGGAATATCTATTTTTGAACTAGAGGATGATATTTGATAATGACATTAATCTATTTTTGTGTTTATCCTCAATCATGCGACATTATATTTTGTGTGTTTGTGCTTAGAAGGCAAGCAGCatgttttatttgattatttaaattgCATAAGCTTTTGTgcttgtgtttgtgtttgtgtgtaCTTGGTGCAGGACAGTGACTTGGACTTTTGTtcgattattattttttgtttgatttttctatttttcacatgGAGTAATGTAAATTTGATACTTTCTTCTGTTATACAGAAAGATTACTTCAGAGGAGTTTGAAGAACATTAGTGGACATTCTAGGACTTGAAGATTGCAATTTGTTTAGCCATGACTCGGtaagtttttttttatcttacttATACCTGTATGTTTTCATATGTATATTATGACCTTtgtgcagttttttttttcatgttgaaTGTCTTTATGTGTCTTTTTCATTGTttcctaattttaataataatatttttatgtgccttttttatgaatttatataCTTACTGTGCATAAACATTATTATTTACATGGTTATTAGTTAAATAGtagtaataatatatgaataattaggTTTTCCCAAGACCTAGAGAAAGATTGGATGAGTTTACCGAGAGATAAAGCCGAGTTTAGTAACGGTGTCAATGACTTCTTAGACTTTGCTTACTCCATCGGATACCCACAAGGAGAGGAAATCTTATGCCCTTGTGCAAAGTGTTGTAATTTCTTGTGGCACAAAAGACAAACAATTTATATTCATTTGATTGCCTTTGGATTCATTAATGGTTATACGAGATGGATTCATCATGGGGAAAGCGTAGTCGGCATGGATGTTGATAGCGATAGCGATAATGAGATTGACAGTGAGAGTGAGACTAACTCGTACGACGACATGGACGCCTTGTTGAACGATAGATTTCGGGATGTGGC
The sequence above is drawn from the Arachis hypogaea cultivar Tifrunner chromosome 4, arahy.Tifrunner.gnm2.J5K5, whole genome shotgun sequence genome and encodes:
- the LOC140184231 gene encoding protein MAIN-LIKE 1-like, which codes for MMLLGTQLFADKSGNRIHIRWLPYVARLEEMGRYSWGSAALAWFPSFRPTGYDELSWPLASRWSGYNPGISNKRPQVQMARLKIDLLQARDFVWMPYSALDVIQVVHSEVLEHRHTMLWRCRTSLIYFAVVEWHQVDRVLPQFGGVQPLPRPALNIDFLMSKDGRGGDRWFPAHLAEWHLHWQERAEHILQFDIVPDPGPSHDFLTWWYQHGKRFLSPEMLLGDPRGIPIPDEAMQRGAGRVPDMDRVDVVPDRRRIERRARVGTRRS
- the LOC112795243 gene encoding uncharacterized protein, whose translation is MPGTVAVLRTCPVRVGGQHDESQAYFHRLFWTFPLDGNSNILPVAFALVEGENAESWSFFLSHLREHVTPQPGLLVISDRHNGIKAALEAPDGGWLPLAAYRAFCIRHVAANFALTFKGKDARRLLVNAAYAKTEVEFDYWFDILRSENPAMCDWANRIEYLLWTQYCDEGRRFGHMTTNISECVNSILKGVRNLPVCSLVKATYGRLAELFVRKGREAEAQMGTGQQFSQYLVKCIEANLKTARCFTVTVYDRDNSEYTVAETTPTGSFSLGTYRVSLGSKTCDCGYFQALHFPCPHALACCAYSRLTWQPYVHQVYRLSSIFGVYQMGFTPPIPEGFWPPYAGPTVIPDPNMRRAREGRPRSTRIRTNMDDVDPNRPKRCGICRQPGHTRRSCPHAGGPSVTAGN